ttATGGAATGAGTAATTTCATCTGccgcttctttttttttttactttgaaagGATAACCAATTTTTACAAAGTTTGCTTGGTACCTTGTTTAACTATGAAACCTGTTTATTGCATGTTATTTTTAACATGACTCATCAGTTTCCTTCGCTCTTCTACGCTGATTATATTGAGTAAACCCCGATAATTAGCAACTGTCTTTAAAGCTAAGAgaatattagaattgataatCCCTTAGGGGATTATTACAGAACTATTCGCCTCGCAGCACACCCACGTGCATCACGTTTAAAGGTGGattttccactgtcgcgtaatttttacgtgcgtacggacgcaaactttaactggctttacgtgcgtaaattaaaatagaggtgatgtatgaaaagccgcgcgtaaacgtaaaagttgaacctggctcaacttttacgtttacgcgcggcttttcatacatcacctcgattttaatttacgcacgtaaggccagttaaagtttacgtccgtacgcacgtaaaaattacgcgacagtggaaatccacctttacgcgcggcttttcatacatcacctctatttaaatttacgcacgtaaagcaagttaaagtttacgtctgtacgcacgtaaaaattacgcgacagtggaaatccaccttaaggcCTGACAAACAAAGCCAAAATATTTACGTCAACAGcgttacattaattttacaaaaactGTTATGGCATTATTTTAAATACTACTGAAATAGTTGCTCAAATTGAGaacatgagaattgtttacCAATGTTTTACGCCACAGTTCTGCTGGAAAAGTtgcccatgtgaaaaataagcccgTTATTTTTAGGCAGCTCGTGGATATGTGATTGATTCATTTCGGGCTGCGCCGTCGGTGAATAAATAACATATCCCCTCTTTGTCTAAAAATAATTCTCACTTTATTGCATTTTACATCCATGTTCTCCCAGTGTAGCACTAATGCATTTTTGTGCCAAGTACGCTTCTGCAAACTGAATAAAGTTTGCTAGTTTATTTACTTTTATACTCGTGACAGTCAATAGACTCCTTCAGGTCACATCTCCTGTTTAATTTTCTCCCCTTCCATTCGTATTTTCGCAGGCTCTACGTTTTTCTCGAGTCAGGCTCTGGTGATAAAAAAGCTCATAACCCCGAGCGACAATTGCGGGAAAAGTTAAACCATTCATGGCTCTGTGAAACGAAAAGTTTTCACTTTGGGCTTGTCTTGGGCATGATCAAAGGGCCGCCATGCCAGGCGCGTGAACTGAAATGAAGTGCATCTATGGTCGAAACATGGAGGAAGCAATGAGACGATCTTGACAATTAGGGAGTCGAGTGGTTAGAGAGCTGGggtctgtttctcaaaagtgccgaaacttttcgggcctattttggttgtcacaattccctttaaggaattaaagatattttttcccggCGTgtaattatgcaggaaatgtagatcttaacaagtcctattgaaatgcaaaaagaaaattgggcgtaaccacgcatttttcaaagataattcatgaataacatctgtaaaaagctttaaaatacaaagcaatgtatggcgttctttctcaaatggaagcttcattatctcttaaaaatgcatggttaccctcaattttctttttggataccaagagtacttactaagatctactttctccggatagttttaaaccgcccaaaaatatccctgtattagtaagcattggcgataggaaatccgagtatctggagatgcgcagaacgtatgcgcaataacaatagtaggcaccgtccttaaatcttCGCCACGTCGAAGTTTTCGCAGTCcccttggtttttcttacataaaAAGCATGtttaaagatcagcttttcaaaacaagcggatggcagtttgaaaactggtttttggtacgaaaagttctcgggacttccGAGAAACATTCCCCCGGACTCGAAATCTGGTGCGGATACCGAGTTCAAGCCTTGCTCTGACCAcaagctggatttgttccacgTGGTCGTTgattcaactcctcggctgcgcttgtgcTTCGCcaccaactggtctgcctcctgttagttgggattcttaacctgttctATTTGTATAGAAGGTTCACAACAGCCGATATACCAACCTACTTCAAGTAAAGTATTAATAGCTCGATGGACTTTGAAAGTCCGGGagaaaggagtcctgagaaggactgttggtgaTGACTtacgtttcaacatcctgagcgAAAATCATCTTCTCAGTCAAGTGACAGCTGGGAATTCAACCAAATGTAGTGATGATCTGTTCTGTATTGTGATTGGTAGTTAGAAGAGTAATGTGATTGGTAGTGAGGAAGGTGTGTGGTGATTGGTGTACTTTTGATCTGGTTTGTAATTGAAGGTCGCAGTAGGTTGTAAGCTGAGAGAGAATGCCTagttaagtaataattatttaggcATCAAACACCAATTCATTAAATGTGGAGTTgcgtattattattactgaaaaaCGACCTCATGCTAGCCTACAGCGCAGCTGTTGACGCACTTTCTATAACTACGGCTACTGAGTTACGTCAATTTTAAGTCAATACTTATTTAATTCACACGATATTGTGTACATAAAAGTTTGGATAATTTAAGCAATAATGTTTTTACCAAATCATGGATACAATACATATTGTAGAGTAGAAAGGATTcacaataattttttgaaagtaaAAGGGGAAGAAGCattaaggaaaagaaagaaaaattattttttagctATTTTTGGAACACCTAAATAGTTTAGTAATCTAGTCGAGTAGGCACCAGGTTGTTTTCATGTCAGACTAAAGTTATCAGAATTCTGGGAATGGGAAAGAGACTGCAAGTGCCTCTTGCAAATGCTAACAGACCTCACACACCAATTCATCATTTTTCTTCAGCATTTGGCTAATCCATCTAATTTAATTCACATTTCCAAGGAAGTGCTTACAAATTCGTTGCACGCAACGGATGTCTCGGTTCGGATTGTAATGGGTGTTGATGGTTTGAAATATTAATATTACAAGACAGCTTCACGTTTCATATCATTTAAAGGATATTAAAGGGACCATATgtcaaaatgaattgaaatttcGGGCGAAAACAAAATCGTCAGGGTGATAAAAAGGAGGGCGGCATTTGAGTGTATTAAAAACCGCAAAACCgtacaaaaaaaataacagaaaaccgcaaaaccgaaataAATTTCGATCACAACCAAAAACCGCAAGCAAAATCCGAGAAACAGTGCACGCGATTGAGGTCGTTGAGGCCCATATTATACGAAGAGAAACCGAAACAACACCAAACAGCGTCGCCGAATAGCAAATCCAAAAACCCGATTTTATTTTTGCCGGAAGAGCGAAATAGAACAGAAACCGCAAACCGCAACGGacaccaaaaccaaaaagcCCAAGATTTTTGGTACTAAAACCGACTCGGATAAAGCGATCTACAACTTAAAATGACCGAAACCGCAAAATGTAAAATGCCCCCTCAAAAACAGCAGACGCTTCATCACCTAATTTAGAAAAAAGAGGGTCCATTTACAAAAACTGTAGGAACTTACTGACAGCGCTTCATGCTGTTATCAGttagattaaaacaaaaacgttATCGCTGGTTGATTATATGCAAATGAATAAAACTTTTGTCTCATCAAAAGATCAAATATGTCTGGTCTAGTATTTAATAACAATTATCCAAAAGATGTGGTCTTTGCTTCGaaaattttatcttttcttGAACGTTAAACTATTTCCTTTCAACACATATACATAGCAAGTATTTTTTCCTTGCTCAAacgaaaactttttttgttgcTACAAAGGtatgtcattaattttttgtccaCTTGACTCGCTGTGTTTAACACGAACGAAGGCATCGTTTCCAGCATTCTTTTCCACACCCTTTTTAAACGATTCGCCGCACTTGTTCTCGTCTAGATATTTGCGATTGCCATTCCTCTTTGAGCCACGAACGGATCTAGAAGAGCGCGATGGCAAATTGGAGCGGCAAGCCTTTAAAGGCGCGAGGATCCTCAAGTATTCCGCACGGAACGAACGATTCATGACCCCATAGATGATGGGGTTGAGGGAAGTACTCGCCCATCCAAAGCAAGAGTAACTCACATAAACTTCACGCTTGAGCTTCCAATCCGCGTTGATAAAGTCAATCAAATCAATGACTAGAACCGGGGTCCAACAAGTTAGAAAACCTATAACAACTACCAACAGAACGTATGTCACATTCACTTCTTCCACCGATAAGCTGCTTTCAGAAGTGGAACGGATTCCTTTGTCTTGGTTTCGATAGCGAAAACTGAGGTTGTGCTTACGCACCGTCAAAAAGACCTTCGTGTAACAAATCAATATGATGATAAGAGGTACAGCGACAAAAACCAGAACCAAGTATGCTCCATAACCATCGTTCAAGCTTGCGGGGTCGTGCGCGCAGAAAACCTTTCCGGTGTGGAAAATGTATTCGTGTCCGGCAAATGCATAGGGTAGAGGCGCGAAGAGAGCCATAAACCACAGAACCACGATGGTTACTTTTGTAGTTTTGAAGTTGAAGAGTTTCTGGTAAAGCGAGCGGGAACGAACAATTCTTACATACCTGTTGACAGCGGTGACGGCTAAGGTTTGTAGAGATACAGCGCACATGAGGAGAATCCAAAATCCTTGAACTTGACAAATGAAATTGTTAAACGGCCACTCACCGACAATAAGAGCAGCCAAGGAAAGTGGAATTCCTACCAAAGACATCAGAAAGTCTGAGACTGCCAAAGCGATGATGTACATATTGGGAACAGTGCGGCGAAGAGTTGGGTTTCTTACGACAGCGATTCCTAGCAAAAGATTGCCGAAAAAAGACGCAGAGTTTATCAAAAACAGAAATAACGATTCAACGAGCTGTACCACTGTTGAACGGTGTTTTAACTGCAGAGCGAACTTTTCGAGCGAGGACAGTGAGGTGTTCATTGTACTTTTTCACTTTTGCGAATGAAATTATAAACAGCTCCGCACTAAGGTATCGCTAAAAGGAGCGAGTAATGGGTGAGCAGCTGATTGGCAGTGTATACCTAGGCTAAAATAGCGAAGTTGGTGtactaaaatacattttagcccgctaaaataaaccaatgaaaagttaGAATCAAATAATTGTACGATGTAAAGCGGCCAATAAAAATCGAAAAGCCATTTAAGTGTTTGTTCACGTTTTCTTATAGCGTCGGTGAAAGAAgaattcttcagactgtttggttgtctttttttttccgtgtttattttgaaatgaGTCTCAGTCGGGCTCAAAACATATTGAGGCCCGTGaacataaactctgttgttttaGTTTCAACATGTCTTGATTGATTCGTTCATTCACAACCGGTTTCTTACAGTGTTGGTGAAAAAAAGTGTTGTTTAGACTTTTTTGTCgacttttttgtttatttttaatttttgtcagtaCCCTCGAAAGTGATAAtgatagaccttattcataaatgacagctgttttttttttttgttgtgttattGTGCAAATCTACTGTAAGCCCGCCAGGCCTCACATTAGAGCaggaattcttttcaatttagcacatgcaGTAAGGCTTAGTAGGCTAATTTTCTCAAGCACAAAATACTAATGAGTTGGCGGCCAGCCATGAATGAAGTCTATAGAGCCATAGCAGCCTGCGGTAAAATGAGTCTGAATGGGGTTTAGAACATCAATATGATTTATTTTCCTGAGAACATAAAAACTATTGCTTTATGAACTCctataatttattttaacagAACCCTTCAGAGTTCTTTTTTGCTGTTACGGTCCCAATAAAATATAGGAAATGAACTTGCTGATGGAACCCACTgagaactcggaaaaatccgagccccagatgggatttttCCGTGTTCTCAGTGGGTTCCATCAGcaatttcattttctatttCATTCTTACATTTGCTCACGTGTTACGGTCCCAATAAAGATGGTTTTAGTCTGGGATCGACAATGAAGATTGCAGAACAAGTTTTAGGCCTCAACCAATGGTACTGGTTTCTCCCTGTCTTCACCAGgtatttattattactagtaataaTTATCAGCAATAAATGACTATTATTTATGCAGAACCtctcaattttcttgttttagggTTTGCTTTCAACAACATCTACAATTATTGGAGTGCCATTGCTTTAAAGACATAACATCCTAACTGATTGTTTTACATTGAAAGCTTTGATATATAGTCTCTAAGGACTCTTGTTTGGTTGAAAGTTTAATGGGCTATTGCATTTTAGTTACTGGTATTTCTTTGATGTTATAAGTGGGTGGTGTTTTTATGATTTTCCAGTCTCTTGTCTGTGTTCGCAGTTACCAaggacacattaaagttgcaaACTTAATGAATGAAGTGTTTATCTCATTTCTTGAAATTTTAGTGCAACAATGTTgttggaaaaacaaagaaattggatcaattttttttgcacttttgttTATACGTTGACCAGCCAATGCATAAAATGAAAATCTTGACTGTGTCCTAGTTTTTGGTAGAGGTCTATCTCACCATAGTTAATTATGACCTCACCAATTAGAACAACTACAGGCATATAAACACCTTGGAGCTCCTCTATCGGAAGATCTATCATGGAAGTCACACATATGAACTGTTGTTGCAAAATCAAACAGATTGCATTGAATACTTGAACCGACTTTTGGGAAGAGGTCGAAAGCTTTGCTATCAGGTTACAAAGTGATGGTGCGCCCATTAATCGAGGCCCTATTCGTGATAGACTGACGCCAGGTTGGTTTTGAAATTGTCATGCAAATTATGCATGTGTTGGGGGACAAACACTAGAAAAAAGTCAAATTGCGGAACATGGTCTTGTCGAAATATTGAAACAACATCACTTAGAGTACATTTtagaatttcaaaataaattccTTAGTAATTTCATATCTTTGATTGTCTTTAACATTATAAATATCTGCTGCTTTATATCTGCTCATTTTTTACGAACAAAACATCGAAGTAGCTTGTGTAATCATTCTATGTTACTACTTAGGTTATAAACATTTaatgaaactgaaacaaatcatCTGTGTTGCTAAAATGTTCGTTATAATCTCTCGACCTTGTGTTGTCTGCCCCCTTGAGAAGTGTGTATctaatttgcatgataatagcAAATTCAACATGGTGGCTATCGTGAATAAGGTCTACTCATCAGGgccagttgttcgaaagcagATTAAATCAATCGAGGATTAGTGTTAACTTTGGCTTCATGCTCTTAACTTCTTGgttaaaatttcttttgcttatgttttttttttcaagattgacCTCTTctattgtaaattttttgccGAATATCCGAGCGTTGACCGGCATTTGGGAGTAGAGAAAACTCCTTCGTAAACTTTTAGTCTTTTAGTCTGGGATAagcgttaatcggcttttgaacaaccgggcccagtTCGCCTCatcattatgctaatttatctAACCCAAGCAGGAAGTGCTACAACCTAAAAATGGTCTACTCAAGTGCTGATAAATTTCATTGCACGCAACGGATGTCTCGTGTCGGATTTTAGTGGGTGTTGATCGTTTGAAATGCTAATATGTCAAGACAAACTTGGGTAAATCAGCTTCATGTTTCATGTCATTTAAAGGATTTTAAAGGAAAccatatttcaaaatgaattatacttttgggccaaaaaaaaaagtaatcgTCGGGGTGCTAAAAAGCAGGACGGCATTGGAGTGTATTAGAAGCCGTAAAACCGTacaaaaaataatagaaaaccGCAAAGCCGATACaacttaataaaaattattccaCCCATGCATATGCGGGAGCGATACGCCCGGCAAAAGGTGTGGCCATTGCTGAGACAATTTTGTCGTTTCTTGAACGTTTAATTCTTTTCTGTAAACTTATATCAACAGTTAACAATTTTTCCTTGCTTaagtggattttttttttcattgctacAAAGGTATGTCGCTAATTTGTTGTCCACTTGACCCTCTGTGAGTATCACGGACAGAGCTGTTGTTTCCAGCACCCTTTTCCTCGCCCTTTTCAAGCGAGTAGCCGACCTTGTTTTTGTCTAAACTTTTGCGACTGCCATTTCTTTTTGAGCCACGCATGGATCTGGAAGAGCTCGACAGCAAATCGGAGGGCCAAGCCTTTAATGGTGCGAGGATCCTCAAGTATTCCGCACGGAACGAACGATTCATGATCCCATAGATGATGGGGTTGAGGGAAGTACTCGCGAATCCAAAGCAAGTGTAACTCACATAAACTTCACGCTTGAGCTTCCAATCCGCGTTGATAAAGTCAATCAAATCAATGACTAGGACCGGGGTCCAACAAGTTAGGAAACCTATAACAACTACCAACAGAACGTATGTCACATTCACT
This genomic stretch from Acropora muricata isolate sample 2 chromosome 5, ASM3666990v1, whole genome shotgun sequence harbors:
- the LOC136918171 gene encoding melatonin receptor type 1C-like, yielding MNTSLSSLEKFALQLKHRSTVVQLVESLFLFLINSASFFGNLLLGIAVVRNPTLRRTVPNMYIIALAVSDFLMSLVGIPLSLAALIVGEWPFNNFICQVQGFWILLMCAVSLQTLAVTAVNRYVRIVRSRSLYQKLFNFKTTKVTIVVLWFMALFAPLPYAFAGHEYIFHTGKVFCAHDPASLNDGYGAYLVLVFVAVPLIIILICYTKVFLTVRKHNLSFRYRNQDKGIRSTSESSLSVEEVNVTYVLLVVVIGFLTCWTPVLVIDLIDFINADWKLKREVYVSYSCFGWASTSLNPIIYGVMNRSFRAEYLRILAPLKACRSNLPSRSSRSVRGSKRNGNRKYLDENKCGESFKKGVEKNAGNDAFVRVKHSESSGQKINDIPL